One genomic segment of Ictalurus punctatus breed USDA103 chromosome 12, Coco_2.0, whole genome shotgun sequence includes these proteins:
- the mrps9 gene encoding 28S ribosomal protein S9, mitochondrial — protein sequence MAASSSRAVRTIFSKCAKCSWSLFISTPNMNRQLISRQICVSSAAWRKNLAAAGPEKFSEEYIKKQIDEFNIGKRHLANMMGEDPETFTQEDIDRCIAYLFPSGLFEKGARPIMKHPDLIFPKQAAVQWGEDGRPFHYLFYTGKQSYYSLMHDMFGKVLAIEKYQDKLRSKGLFTQDTKQISLSGSRWLLKEELQQLLVENISDHDYARFLQLMERLLSMPYCSMEEEFVQRFRRKLEVQSSQQEIPEIQHDEEGVAFSQADGRRKSSKASVTLRDRGSGHITINGSNYMQYFPILQDREQLMFPLHFVDMLERFDVEASVEGGGHSSKAGALRLAISRALLSFVSNGDVENMRQAGLLTSDPRVKERKKPGQAGARKKFTWKKR from the exons ATGGCTGCGTCCAGTAGTAGAGCCGTGAGGACTATTTTCTCAAAATGTGCCAAATGCAGCTGGAGCTTGTTTATTTCTACGCCAAACATGAACCGACAG CTGATCAGTAGGCAGATCTGTGTGTCCTCAGCCGCATGGAGGAAGAACCTGGCAGCGGCTGGGCCTGAAAAGTTCTCAGAGGAGTACATTAAGAAACAAATAGACGAGTTCAATATCGGCAAACGGCACTTGGCCAACATGATGGGAGAAGACCCTGAGACATTCACGCAGGAGGACATCGAT AGGTGCATAGCGTACCTCTTCCCCTCTGGCCTGTTTGAGAAGGGAGCTCGACCTATAATGAAG CACCCAGATCTGATATTCCCAAAGCAGGCAG cGGTGCAGTGGGGCGAGGACGGCCGCCCTTTCCACTATCTCTTCTACACTGGCAAGCAGTCCTACTACTCCCTCATGCAT GATATGTTTGGGAAAGTGTTGGCGATAGAAAAATATCAAGACAAGTTGAGAAGCAAAGGACTTTTTACTCAAGACACCAAACAGAT CTCTCTGAGCGGAAGCCGGTGGCTATTGAAGGAGGAGCTGCAGCAGTTACTGGTAGAGAATATCTCGGATCATGAT taTGCTCGGTTCCTACAGCTGATGGAGAGGCTCTTGTCCATGCCCTACTGCTCTATGGAGGAAGAGTTTGTGCAGCGTTTCCGCCGAAAATTGGAGGTTCAGTCCAGCCAGCAAGAGATTCCCGAGATACAACACGATGAGGAAGGAGTGGCCTTCAGTCAGGCTGATG GAAGGAGAAAATCATCCAAGGCCAGCGTCACACTCAGGGATCGGGGTTCTGGACATATCACAATCAATGGCAGCAACTACATGCAGTATTTCCCCATTCTGcaggacag AGAACAGCTGATGTTCCCGTTACACTTTGTGGACATGTTGGAAAGGTTCGATGTGGAGGCCAGCGTGGAGGGTGGTGGTCACTCGTCCAAGGCCGGCGCTCTGAGGCTGGCCATCTCACGAGCACTGCTCAGCTTTGTTTCTAATGGAGATGTGGAGAACATGAGGCAAG CTGGTCTGCTGACATCTGACCCCAGAGTCAAAGAGAGGAAGAAGCCCGGCCAGGCTGGAGCACGCAAGAAATTCACCTGGAAAAAGCGCTAA